In Turicibacter sanguinis, a genomic segment contains:
- a CDS encoding YlbF family regulator — protein MLNTSEYLELSELLVEEIISLPVSKRYKELQHEIDKSPEIKTLVSKFEKAKSAYEDVQRYGSKHHPDYKEVTQQLIDAKSSLFQHTVIKEFKNCEKEIQEILNQIAVYMENSIKVDYPKKGSSCGCSGGSCSH, from the coding sequence ATGTTAAATACTAGTGAATATCTTGAATTATCTGAACTGTTAGTGGAAGAAATTATCTCACTACCAGTAAGTAAAAGATATAAAGAACTACAACATGAAATAGATAAAAGCCCTGAAATTAAAACTTTAGTTTCAAAATTTGAAAAAGCAAAATCGGCATATGAAGATGTTCAACGCTATGGTTCTAAACATCATCCTGATTATAAAGAGGTTACACAACAACTCATAGATGCTAAATCAAGTTTATTTCAACATACAGTCATAAAGGAATTTAAAAATTGTGAAAAAGAAATCCAAGAGATTTTAAATCAGATCGCTGTATATATGGAAAATTCGATTAAAGTAGACTACCCTAAAAAAGGTTCTTCTTGTGGATGTAGTGGTGGGAGTTGTTCACATTAA
- a CDS encoding DUF2129 domain-containing protein, translating to MDQRRIQIIVYTKKSSVQQKMSQFGHVVYISKKMNYVCLYVNESQKDNIVSKIKNLHGVQKVEVGPEGLDAIK from the coding sequence TTGGATCAAAGACGCATTCAGATTATTGTTTATACGAAAAAGTCGAGTGTTCAACAAAAGATGTCTCAGTTTGGACATGTTGTCTATATCTCTAAAAAAATGAACTATGTTTGTCTTTATGTTAATGAATCACAAAAAGATAATATTGTCAGTAAAATCAAAAACCTTCACGGAGTACAAAAAGTAGAAGTAGGACCTGAGGGATTAGATGCAATAAAATAA